Proteins co-encoded in one Stomoxys calcitrans chromosome 5, idStoCalc2.1, whole genome shotgun sequence genomic window:
- the LOC106092285 gene encoding glycerol-3-phosphate dehydrogenase, mitochondrial, producing MASRLYKVGVTALSATIGTVLATWTVDRWNTPHTAVAEMKRPPKRKRTLVSRAEQMKSLMSGEEFDVLIIGGGATGAGCALDAVTRGLKTALVEADDFASGTSSRSTKLIHGGVRYLQKAILGLDFEQYRMVKEALQERANMLESAPHLAHPLPIMLPVYQWWQVPYYWVGIKCYDLVAGDRNVKSSYYLSKRDALELFPMLKKDKLCGAIVYYDGQQDDARMCLAVALTAARHGATVCNHVEVQQLLKKDDGSGKKVLCGAKVKDHMSGKEFTVKAKCVINATGPFTDSIRKMDDPTVKTICCPSSGVHIVLPGYYSPDQMGLLDPSTSDGRVIFFLPWQRQTIAGTTDLPCDITHTPKPTEDEIQFILNEIKNYLNADVEVRRGDVLSAWSGIRPLVSDPNKDDTQSLARNHIVHVSGSNLITIAGGKWTTYRAMAEHTVDAAIKACNLKPERAEAVTSLLKIEGGQGWTPTMYIRLVQDFGLECEVAQHLAKSYGDRAFAVAKMASLTGKRWPIIGNRIHPDFPYIDAEIRYGVREYACNAVDMVARRLRLSFLNVQAAQEALPAIVDIMGEELKWSKDEKEKQLKMANDFLDGEMGLMVNRATRERIPIKLSKDEIQTYIKRFQIIDKDKKGYVSINDIRRALKSFGDADISGEQLHEILKEIDTNMNGQVELDEYLQMMSAIKTGEVAYSRFARMAEMEEQKHEAQQLKQKISVDRSGGGL from the exons ATGGCATCGAGGCTATATAAAGTGGGCGTTACCGCCCTAAGTGCAACAATTGGCACAGTTTTGGCTACATGGACTGTAGATCGATGGAATACCCCACATACG GCCGTGGCCGAAATGAAGAGACCACCGAAACGTAAACGTACTCTTGTTTCTCGCGCCGAACAAATGAAATCCCTTATGAGTGGTGAGGAATTCGATGTACTTATTATTGGCGGAGGTGCTACAGGTGCCGGCTGTGCCTTGGATGCTGTTACCAGAGGCCTTAAGACCGCCTTGGTGGAAGCAGATGATTTTGCCAGCGGCACCTCATCAAGGTCCACCAAACTGATTCATGGTGGTGTACGCTATTTGCAGAAAGCTATCCTAGGC TTAGATTTTGAACAATACCGTATGGTTAAGGAAGCCTTGCAAGAGAGAGCAAACATGCTTGAATCGGCTCCTCATTTAGCTCATCCATTGCCTATTATGCTGCCAGTATATCA ATGGTGGCAGGTACCCTACTACTGGGTGGGTATTAAATGTTACGATTTGGTGGCTGGCGATCGCAATGTGAAGAGTTCATATTATCTATCGAAACGAGATGCTTTGGAATTGTTCCCCATGTTGAAGAAAGACAAGCTGTGTGGTGCCATTGTGTACTATGATG GTCAACAGGATGATGCCCGCATGTGTTTGGCTGTTGCCCTGACAGCAGCTCGTCATGGCGCCACTGTATGCAATCATGTCGAAGTTCAGCAGCTTTTGAAAAAGGACGATGGTTCAGGCAAGAAGGTGTTGTGCGGTGCCAAAGTCAAGGATCACATGTCTGGCAAAGAGTTCACAGTCAAGGCCAAGTGTGTTATCAATGCCACAGGTCCATTTACCGATTCCATTCGCAAAATGGATGATCCCACCGTCAAGACCATATGCTGTCCCAGCTCTGGTGTTCACATTGTACTGCCCGGCTATTATAGCCCCGATCAAATGGGTCTTTTGGATCCTTCCACCTCGGATGGTCGTGTCATTTTCTTCTTGCCCTGGCAAAGACAGACCATTGCTGGTACCACAGATTTACCCTGTGACATAACACACACCCCCAAGCCCACGGAAGATGAAATTCAATTCATTTTGAATGAAATCAAAAATTATCTCAATGCTGATGTTGAGGTGCGTCGTGGTGATGTGCTTTCGGCCTGGAGTGGTATTCGTCCCCTGGTCTCGGATCCCAATAAGGATGATACCCAATCGTTGGCTCGTAACCACATTGTTCATGTTAGTGGCTCGAATTTGATTACAATTGCCGGCGGCAAATGGACAACATACAGAGCCATGGCTGAGCATACAGTGGATGCTGCAATCAAAG CCTGCAACTTGAAACCTGAACGTGCTGAGGCTGTTACCTCCTTGTTGAAAATCGAAGGTGGTCAAGGTTGGACACCCACCATGTACATTCGTTTGGTACAAGATTTCGGTTTGGAATGTGAAGTTGCTCAACATTTGGCCAAATCCTATGGTGATCGTGCCTTTGCCGTAGCCAAAATGGCCTCGCTCACCGGCAAACGTTGGCCCATCATTGGCAATCGCATTCACCCTGACTTCCCCTATATTGATGCTGAAATTCGTTATGGCGTACGCGAATATGCCTGCAATGCTGTCGATATGGTTGCTCGCCGTTTGCGTTTGTCATTCCTTAATGTTCAAGCTGCGCAAGAGGCCTTGCCCGCAATTGTCGATATCATGGGTGAAGAATTGAAATGGTCTAAGGACGAAAAGGAG aaaCAACTAAAAATGGCTAACGATTTCTTGGACGGCGAAATGGGTCTGATGGTCAATCGTGCCACAAGGGAAAGAATACCCATTAAATTATCCAAGGATGAAATTCAAACTTACATTAAGCGCTTCCAAATTATTGACAAGGACAAGAAGGGTTATGTATCCATCAATGATATTCGCAGAGCTCTTAAG AGCTTTGGAGATGCTGATATTTCTGGCGAACAATTGCATGAAATCCTTAAAGAAATCGATACCAACATGAATGGCCAAGTAGAACTTGATGAATATCTTCag ATGATGTCCGCCATTAAGACCGGCGAAGTTGCCTATTCTCGCTTTGCACGCATGGCTGAAATGGAAGAGCAAAAACACGAGGCCCAACAGCTCAAACAAAAGATCAGTGTCGATCGTTCTGGTGGCGGTTTGTAA